TTACTGCGACTTCAAAGGTTAGACTTTGGGCATTACACCATAGCTGTCTACCTAAGGTATTCCTAGTCTAGAACAATATTGAATTCATCTATGCTAATATTGTTGCTGAATTTCCTAGTCTACAACTATATTTATAACATCTTTTTGCATTGCTTGGGCTAATGCTACTATCATTGAAATTGGTAAGGGGATGCTATCTTTCTTTGATATTATTGCTATGGTATCTGAAAAACTTATACATTTTAGGAAAGAGTCGTATCTATGCTTTGATATCTCATTATTAGAATTACTACATAGTTCTATTACCTCTATATATCTATGTTTATAGCTTGTTCTACATGTGTATACTATGCATGTCACTATATTATTTTCTATAGCAAAATCTATAAATCTCAATAGCTTTTCATAATCTGTAGAAATTCCTCTTCTAATAAAGATACATTCCTGAGATCTATATATACATCTAACGTTACTAGGTATTGGAATTACTACTATAGCTAATCTATGAAGACCCTTTCTAAATATGTCAAAAGCTTTGTCAATTTCTATCATATGCATACTCTATACCCACTATACTATTAAATAATATCTTAATTATTATTGGACTCTCTCCCCCTATATGAATATGAATAAAACTATCATTTATCTTATCTATACATATTCTGTCAATTAGATTGCTATAAGATATATATACAATTCTATGTCTATCTATAGATATTTTTTCTAGAAATTTACTAAGATCTATCCCTATAGATATCTTCTTATTGAGGATATTGATAAATGAACATGATGTAGATTTCATTGGATAAGGAGAGACTAATACAAGATTTCTACAAATCCCTGGTATAGAGCTAGATAGCATTTCTAGATTTTGTATAGGGTTATGACCATCTATACCCCCTATACATATATTGCTAGAGATAATTTTCCAGTGCCCTGCTATATATGAATCTCTATTCTTTAGCATTCTAATAATAGATACATCGTCATATACATCAGTTATTCCAATAATATTTACTGATTCCTGAATAATCTTGTTACACTCATTAAGAGATCCTATTGCTACAACAATCAGATTACTATTCTTTCTAATCTTCTCTAAAAGCTTACTACATCTACTATATGTAACTCCTTTAACTATATATAGCTCTAATACCCCTCTCATATATCTAGTTACTCCTTGCTTCTTTCCTCAACCTGGAATAAAACTTTATAGTTATTTCCTACATATCTCTCTAGAATATTTCTCCATGCTGATCCTATACCAATTAATGCATAGAAACCTGTAGCCCTACCCCCAGCCTTTCTAATCAATTCGAATACAGCAGAACTTGTTCTACCACTCCTAACCAGATCATCAACAACTAGTATCTTTTCCCCATAATCTATCACACCATCGGGAATGTATAGAGTTACTACCTCAGGTGGTGATAGTGTTACATAGCTAGTCTCTATAAAACGTTCAAATCCTATCTCCTTCTTTCTCTTTATAGTTATAAGCTTAGTATTTAATCTCTTAGCTATTAGAGTAGCTAGAGGAATGCCATCTGTTTCAACAGTTGCTACAGCAGTATAGCCAGCGTTCTGTGCCCATAGCATAGCATCTATAGAAGCAATTGTTAGTACATCTATATTATATGCAAGGCTATAAACATCAACTATACCTTCATCAACCATCTTAACAACTCTCTCCTTTATAGTATTAATCATGTCATGGTTTAATAACTTCATTAACATTTGTCTTGATCTATCTATAGAGGGCTTTATATCTCCATGAATATATCTCCAGAGTGTAGGAATAGTTATTCCAAGAATATTTTCAAGCTCTTTAAACTTAAAGAATTTCTTTAGACTAGATAAAATCTCTATCACAAGTTCTCTTTCATCTATCTCAAATGTCATTTCTATCACTTACAGTATTCACAAGATACTCTAAGCCTATAAATTATCATGAATGCAAAAACTCTAATACTCCTCCCAATAAAGATGCTTATGTAGATTTATTTTGATAATTTATGTAGATTCCTTAAATGTAGCTGCAGCTACTTCTACCTCAAATAATCTTCTCTTTGATATATATCTAGCTATTCTATCTATAAGAATATCTATGGTCTCCTCATCATCACTACATGGAACAGTATCTTCATCTTCAATAAAAATTACATTCACATTTTTTATATTTGGTGTTATAAGTATATGGACATCGGCAAATCTCTGTATATATCTTCTAACTCTATTTGCAATTAATGTACATTTAACTATGTTTTCAGGATCTGATGCTGTTACAATAAGTTTTATATATGGCTTTGACATTTTATATCATTTTATTTCTTTGATTAGTCTTACTATATAAGATATGCGAATTAATTATTTATCAATCAATATAGATACATTGTGTCTATTTTCAAAAAGATATATAACCTTTGGTAGAGTTTCATTGTAAAAAAGTTTATAAGCTCTTATGCTATATATTTATCTAGAAAAAAAGTATAGATGGTGGGAAAACTATGATGAGGCTTAAAAAGCTTTATGAGGATATAGATGTAGAGGTATATAAGGCTCCAACAGAAGAGGAGCTAGAGAGACTTGTGAAGGAGACTATAACTAATATGGGAAGGCCCATGAGCTGGAAGGAGCTGAGAGAGAGATTTAGTGGTATTGCAGGTGAGGATAGATTGAGAAAGGTTTTGATAAGACTTATAGAGAGGGATGAGATTATAGAGCTACCTGATGGAGCTTTTGCTATACCTGGGATGGAGCAGAACTATATACCTAGGAAGAATGCTAAGAGAGTTAGACCACTAGTCCCATCAAAGTTTAGAGCTAGATGGGGTAATATGGCAGCAAAGTTGAGGAGAGTGGGTATACCTCTAGGAGAGATAATGAAGGAGATGGAGGAGGAGCTTCCCACTGAAGAGGAATACGAATATTCTGAATCTGAAGAGGAATAGACTTCTCACTATATAGATTGATTCATCTTAGCTAGATATAGTTCTTAGGTGTATCACTGGCAATGAGTTCTAACTGTGAAAAAGCTTATGTTAAAGTTATTGGGCGTTCAGCTGTTATAAGAACTGAGAGAGGTTCAAAAGCTTTAATTTCTCTAGAGAATTTGTGTCAATATGCTCAAAGGCTTGGTCTATGCTTAGAGAACTATAAGTGTTGATTTATAGTGCATATGCCTTGATAAGACCTCTCATCTTTGCATATTCTTGATAGCTAATATATTTTTTATTTTTAACAAAGTACTCTACCCTTGGAGCTCTATCAATTTTTTCATATATTTTATCTGTAACTATAATACTAAATGCATCACTTCCAGCACCACTACCAAAAGATGCGACAAGTATTCTTTGCCCAGGTTTCGCCTCTTCTAAGACTTTTGCAAGACCTATTAGAACAGAGCCATTATATGTATTACCTATATATGGTGTTAATAGACCTGGTAATACTTTTTCCCTCGGTATACCAAGCATTGATGCAACTCTTAGAGGGAATTTACCATTTGGTTGGTGAAATACAGCATAGTCAAAATCTGATGGCTTTAGCCCAAGTTCCTCCATAAGCTGTTTAACAGCATTCATTATATGGCTAAAATATGCTGGTTCCCCTGTAAACCCCTCTCCATGTCTAGGATACGTCGCCCCCTCTCTACGCCAGAAATCTGGTGTATCTGTTGAATAAGTTGTACTTCCCTCAAATATAGCTACAGATTCCTCTATAGGTCCCACTATATATGCTGCTCCCCCAGCACTAACAGTAAACTCTAGTACATCTCCAGGGCTACTCTGAGAGGTATCTGCACCAATAGCTAATACATATCTCGCCTGCCCACTATCTACAAGAGCTATACCTATCCTAATAGCTTCAGCACCAGCTCTACAAGCAAACTCTAGATCTGCAACCTGATGTCTTGGAGATATACCTAGGGCTTCAGCAATAATAGATGCGCCAGGTTTAACTGCATAAGGCTTACTCTCAGTACCTAGATAAACAGCATCTATATTCCTAGGATCTATACCTGCTCTCTTAATAGCATATAGAGAAGCTCTATAGCCTATAGTAACAGAGTCCTCATCTATATCAGCAACACTTTTCTCCTCTATCCATATCCCCTTAGTAGCCTCTTCATTAAATCCCCATAGCCTTGCAATCTCCTCAGCCTTTATCCTATACCTAGGTATATATACACCCCATCCAACAATACCACATCTATGACCTTTCATCAACATCACTTTACAGTCTATAAAATGTGCAGAGATATAATAGGGTTACGCTCAAAACCAATTATATTTCCTTCTATAGGAATATCCCAATTTGAGAAGCTATATAGATAAGTGTTTTAGACATAAATAAAAGGATTGATAAATGAGATAGAAGAATCTACACCCTGGATAAGAAGATGGAAACTTTGGAAATACCATAAGCTATGTAGTAAAGATAAACTATATGTTTGTATATCCCTGGTGATGAGCATGAGATATACAAATAATTCTAACACCATAAAATAGCTGTTAAATCTCACCAAAGACAAAGATATTGTTGATTTAGAACACCACTAGATCTTGATTTGAATCAACTAGGATACCATTGTAATACTAATTACATCGTCCTAATAGATTTTGTTTAAGCCCTATTTCTATCTTAGCTATAGATGCTAATGTTCTAGCAAAGTCTTTACATCTTTAAAGATGATCAATACTTAGCTATGTCTAGAAATAAGAAGTTGTGGATTGACATTGTTTTCTTTGAATGGCTCTCAAAGGAATTTGGCTAAGGTTATACAATACCCTCTTCCTCTATAACCTCTACAACAAACCTAATAGTTCTCTTAATAATTTCTTCTAATTTATTATGAAGATCTTCATCTAGGTCTATTCTTTCATATCTTAGACCCTCATATAGTATATGTAGCCATGTTTTCTCCGTATATGCTATACCCATTGTTGATCTAGCTATTGCATATCCATAGTAGATCCATCCATGATCACACATAATCCTAAAGTTTATAATGGACTTATCTATATTGTCTTTAGAGATCTTCTCTATATCTATAGTCATCTCAATTATATTTTCTCCCGCAAGCTCTGTATTAATTGGAGAGATAACTATATAGGCATATGGATGGTGGATAGGACTATAATCAATATTGATGTTTAACACATCTCTTCCGTTATCAATAACAAGTTTATAGATAAGCTCTAGCTTTTTATCTCCAGAGAAACCATGTTTAGCTGTCTCGCTCTTCTTACTCATTAAAACACCTCACATATTCTATTCTCCTAATTCTATAGAGCTATATTAAAAACTTGCTAGTGTTATTAACTATTTGTAAATAGTTAATTCTATTGGAAATATGCTATTTTATATCAATATCCTTAGATATTAAAGATTTATAAGCTTTCTATAAACATCTCCCACCATAGATAGTGAATTTCTAGATAGGGTGAGAATATTGTCATTAAGTATTATTCTTGCTGAGTCAGCTCTAGAACTTATTCCCAAGGAGCTTCACGATAATCCAATTATTATTAGAAGTGCGAGAAAACGTAATAAAAGACCTAGTGAGATGTTGCTAGATATATCACTTCATTATAAAGCTATGAAATTCCTTCCATTGTGGTATAAGAGGGGTAGACCTGATATCATACATATATCACTTCTAAATATTCTTTCAAGTCCTTTAAACTATGAGGGTATGGTTAATGTATATATCCACACATTTAGTAATATAGTAATATTTATAGATCCTAAGACTAGGATTCCTAAGAATTATAATAGATTTGTGGGATTAATAGAACAGCTACTTACTATTGGAAGAGTTCCACCAGATTCTGATAAACCATTGATGTGGATAAAGAGTAGTAGTATTTCAGACTTGGTGAAGGATATTGGTTGTAGTGATGTTATACTTATGCATGAGGAGGGAGAATTTTTATCTCCATATAGACTTGGAAAACTTATAGCTGGTAAAATATTTTCTAATGAGAATATATGTATTGTTGTTGGTGGTTTTCAGAGAGGTGATTTTAGTGAGGAGACTATAAAGATTGCTACAAAGAGAATATCTATATATAGGAAATCGTTACCCACATGGATTGTTGTTGATAGAGTTATAGGAGGTGTTGAAGAAGCGCTAGGTATTTATAGAAAGACACATATCTTTTAATAAACATGAGGAACAGAGTCTCCTCAGACAATAGAGTTTGTTTTGTAGATATGCAATATTCTGGATCCATCCACTAAGAGATCTAAAAGCATCTCTATATAGATAAGAAGTGCATCTCTCTCTAGCAGGACAATTCTCACAGATATATTTGCTACAGAGATCCTTCTTAGGATCTTGGTGAAGAAGCTCTCTTGTCTGATAAAATCTCCCTAGAAATTCTCTAAGATTTCTATCTATAGGAGCAAACCCCTGATTCTTCTTAACAAAAAGTATATATGCATCAGATACCTTTGGACCTACATAACTTATAGAGAGAAGCATCTTTCTAACCCTATACATATCCTCCTCAATAGCTAAAACATCTCTAACCCTATAATACTCCTTCAACGCTACTGAAAGTTGTTTCAACTGAAAGCTCCTCCCAATGAGTTCAACATATCTATCTATGGAATCATCTCTTGGAAGTGTTAGGAATATTTTCATCCATCTAACAGTATTTCTATGAAAATCTGTAGCTCTAGATAGAAATATTGATGTAAAAAGCTCGATATCATCCATAGGGGATGTAGCTATACCAAGCCATCCATATATATCTATCAATCTATCAACAAGTTCTCTATATCTACTCCTAACATGGGATATATACATCTCTGGTTTTATCCATAGACCAAGTATCTCATCTGCATAGTCCAAACATATTCTATTTTCATGGATTATCTCTAAGAATGATTCATATTTCTTAATTATTAATCCGCTGCAATATCCATAGATCTTTACAGCTCTATCTCTAGAAACATCTATTAAAGGTAATGCAAATGATGGATAGAATAGTTTCTCTAGATCAAAATGTTTATCAACTTTAATAAGCCTCATATCCTATGTAGCCAAGGTACTGTCTGATACATTATAGATCTATGGATATAGATTCGAGATACCTAAGTTTTTTCACAAGATTTGGTGGTGGATATAGTGCTAATGCTAATGCTCCTATTAGAACTATATCATCTCCAAGTGGTGTTACATCTATTCTTGGACGAGCTGTTACAACACCTTTTGAATTCTCAATACCTCTTACTATGGGCTCTACAACAAGTTCTGGATTTCTTAGAGCAACAGATCCTCCAACTGTTATAATCTCTGGATCATAGGAATTTATAACATTTTCAAATCCAGCTATATTATATTTATTAACTTCATTGATAATCCTTAGAGCTAGGCTATCACCTTTCTTAGCATATGTATAGATAAGTTCTGATGTAAGTTCTCTATTGAGGTATGCTCTATATACTGGTGATTCTCTTTCATTTTGTGTTAAGTTCCACTCATCTATGAGTCTATATGCAAACCTCGGTATATTTGCACCACTTGCATATGCTTCCCAATGACCCTTTCCTCCACACCCACATTCCATTTTTCCACTAGTATCTACAACTATATGTCCTATCTCATGAGCATTTCCCATCTTTCCTAGGAGTAGTGTATCATCAACAATAATACCACCTCCTATACCAGTACTTATAGTTATATAAACAATATTGCTATACCCTCTACCAAGACCAAAATATTTTTCACCCCATACAGCAGTAACACAGTCGTTAGCCATTACTACAGGCTTTTTAAATTCCTCTAAAATAGGTTTAGCTACTTCAAATGTACGTATAGCTACATTTGGAGAGTTTATGACCATACCTTGAGTTAGATCAAGAGGACCTATAGTTCCAATACCAATAGCCTTAACATTATCTAAATAGTTTGAGAATTCCCTTCTTATACTACTGATTATAGTATTTGCAATTGTATATCTATCACCCTCCCTAGGAGTTCTAAAAACATGTCTACTAGCTATAGATCCATCTACTCTAGCCAAAGCTATACGTGTCCATGTAGCACCTATATCTATTCCTATAACATATTGATTACCCAAAAACATCACCATAGTATTCTTGTATTAGAGGAAAAAATGCTTTACTAGTATCAGAAAGCTTACCGATCATCACATATCAGTTAGGAGGTGCACACATCACTCCTATCTATATCATACTTTAAACTCTTATCTACTTATATACTGATTACCATCTAGATAAAAAATCGAAAACTCTTCTTAAAACCATAAAGCCATGTGGTACTATTCCTAGAGAGCCTTTTGAGCAACATTCAGCTTCATTAAAACCTGTAAATCCATCGGTCTTTGTAAACCTCTTAGATGCAACTATTATGGGTACAGGATCAGCACTATGAGCTTTCATCTCAGGTGGTGTTGAGTGATCTGCTGTTACTATAACTATATTTTTCTCAAGATCTATAGACTCTATTAATCTCTGTATATAGTATCTATCTATAGCTTCTATAGAAGCTATCTTCCTCTCCTTATCACCATCATGCCCAGGTTCATCAGGACCTTTAAGATGTACATATACAACATCAACTCTATTCAATAGCTCTAATGTCTTCTCTAGTCTTTCTTCATAATCTCTCTTTAGATCTCCTGTAGGTGGTGATACTGTTGCTATTTCCATGCCTAGGAGAGCTCCTATACCTCTCTCAACAGGCATTTCAGCAACTATACCAAATCTCTTCCCATATAGACTCTCTATAGGTTTTATAGATGGATACCTATCTTCGGCATCTCTAAGAAGAATAGCATTTCCCTTTGGAAGACCCTTTCTCTGTCTCTCTATATTTATCCTATGGTTATCTAGAATCTCTATAACCTTTCGGGTAAAGATGTTTACAAGTTCACATGTTATTCTAGCTTCTTCAGAATCATCAAGAGGTTTACATGGAGCTATATATGGCTCATAGGTCTTTAGAGCTATAGACAACCTACCCTCTCTAGCATATGCAGGATCTGTATTTGATACATTTGCACTAAGCCTTTTCTCCCTACTGCCAATAACAACAACAGCTCTATGACCAATAGATGCATACACCCTTGCATAACCACCATATATACCTAGATCTATATACTCAATATCTTTTGCAAGCATATGTGCCTCTTCAGATGTTAAGCTTCTACCAACCCTTCTATCAATTATCTTCAGATCTCTTGGATCAACAGTAGCAAAGTTTCCTCTAAATACAACCTCACTTCCTTCAACAATTCTTATACCTAGTCCTAGAGCCTCAAGCAACCCTCTACCAATACTTATCTCTCTAGGGTCGTAGCCAAGTATTGAGAATACTGCAGCATCGCTTTCAGGTGCTGTCTGGCTATCTATAGGATAGAAGCATCCACCTATAGATATTCTAGCTAACTCGTCAAGACCTGGTTTATTTGCTAGCTCTAGTGATGTAGGTCTATATCTAAGTCCATCAGATACCCCATCTATAACAACCATAATAGTTTTACCCATTTTAAATCCCTCTAACTTACTCTAAAGACAATGGTATTATAAGTCTATTGGACTAAAGATATATAATACTATTAACTGTAAAACTCTTATATATCTAGTAACAAACATATGTTGTGTGGTGTAAGCTTTATGAGTGTTATAGCAACTAGTATTAGAAAGATTATTAAGATTGGTGAAAGAAGTGTAGGTATTACAATACCTAGGGAATGGCTAAATGTATTAGGTATGTCTATAGGTTCAAGTGTAGAGGTATCACTATCACCAGGATATCTGCTCATTAAACCTCTATCTATTTCACAGACAAAACCTATACATAGTGTTAAAGTAAAACATGATGATATCAATG
Above is a genomic segment from Ignisphaera aggregans DSM 17230 containing:
- a CDS encoding phosphoribosyltransferase (COGs: COG0503 Adenine/guanine phosphoribosyltransferase and related PRPP-binding protein~InterPro IPR000836~KEGG: dka:DKAM_0532 adenine phosphoribosyltransferase~PFAM: phosphoribosyltransferase~SPTR: B8D427 Adenine phosphoribosyltransferase~PFAM: Phosphoribosyl transferase domain) yields the protein MTFEIDERELVIEILSSLKKFFKFKELENILGITIPTLWRYIHGDIKPSIDRSRQMLMKLLNHDMINTIKERVVKMVDEGIVDVYSLAYNIDVLTIASIDAMLWAQNAGYTAVATVETDGIPLATLIAKRLNTKLITIKRKKEIGFERFIETSYVTLSPPEVVTLYIPDGVIDYGEKILVVDDLVRSGRTSSAVFELIRKAGGRATGFYALIGIGSAWRNILERYVGNNYKVLFQVEERSKE
- a CDS encoding hypothetical protein (KEGG: hbu:Hbut_1184 hypothetical protein~SPTR: A2BM07 Conserved crenarchaeal protein) produces the protein MMRLKKLYEDIDVEVYKAPTEEELERLVKETITNMGRPMSWKELRERFSGIAGEDRLRKVLIRLIERDEIIELPDGAFAIPGMEQNYIPRKNAKRVRPLVPSKFRARWGNMAAKLRRVGIPLGEIMKEMEEELPTEEEYEYSESEEE
- a CDS encoding hydroxymethylglutaryl-CoA synthase (COGs: COG3425 3-hydroxy-3-methylglutaryl CoA synthase~InterPro IPR013747:IPR004656~KEGG: smr:Smar_1335 hypothetical protein~PFAM: 3-Oxoacyl-[acyl-carrier-protein (ACP)] synthase III domain protein~SPTR: A3DP66 Putative hydroxymethylglutaryl-CoA synthase~TIGRFAM: hydroxymethylglutaryl-CoA synthase~PFAM: 3-Oxoacyl-[acyl-carrier-protein (ACP)] synthase III C terminal; 3-Oxoacyl-[acyl-carrier-protein (ACP)] synthase III~TIGRFAM: hydroxymethylglutaryl-CoA synthase, putative); this translates as MKGHRCGIVGWGVYIPRYRIKAEEIARLWGFNEEATKGIWIEEKSVADIDEDSVTIGYRASLYAIKRAGIDPRNIDAVYLGTESKPYAVKPGASIIAEALGISPRHQVADLEFACRAGAEAIRIGIALVDSGQARYVLAIGADTSQSSPGDVLEFTVSAGGAAYIVGPIEESVAIFEGSTTYSTDTPDFWRREGATYPRHGEGFTGEPAYFSHIMNAVKQLMEELGLKPSDFDYAVFHQPNGKFPLRVASMLGIPREKVLPGLLTPYIGNTYNGSVLIGLAKVLEEAKPGQRILVASFGSGAGSDAFSIIVTDKIYEKIDRAPRVEYFVKNKKYISYQEYAKMRGLIKAYAL
- a CDS encoding Suppressor Mra1 family protein (COGs: COG1756 conserved hypothetical protein~InterPro IPR005304~KEGG: smr:Smar_1081 ribosome biogenesis protein~PFAM: Suppressor Mra1 family protein~SPTR: A3DNG9 Probable ribosome biogenesis protein NEP1-like~PFAM: EMG1/NEP1 methyltransferase), with translation MSLSIILAESALELIPKELHDNPIIIRSARKRNKRPSEMLLDISLHYKAMKFLPLWYKRGRPDIIHISLLNILSSPLNYEGMVNVYIHTFSNIVIFIDPKTRIPKNYNRFVGLIEQLLTIGRVPPDSDKPLMWIKSSSISDLVKDIGCSDVILMHEEGEFLSPYRLGKLIAGKIFSNENICIVVGGFQRGDFSEETIKIATKRISIYRKSLPTWIVVDRVIGGVEEALGIYRKTHIF
- a CDS encoding conserved hypothetical protein (KEGG: kcr:Kcr_0738 hypothetical protein~SPTR: B1L4V8 Putative uncharacterized protein), with translation MRLIKVDKHFDLEKLFYPSFALPLIDVSRDRAVKIYGYCSGLIIKKYESFLEIIHENRICLDYADEILGLWIKPEMYISHVRSRYRELVDRLIDIYGWLGIATSPMDDIELFTSIFLSRATDFHRNTVRWMKIFLTLPRDDSIDRYVELIGRSFQLKQLSVALKEYYRVRDVLAIEEDMYRVRKMLLSISYVGPKVSDAYILFVKKNQGFAPIDRNLREFLGRFYQTRELLHQDPKKDLCSKYICENCPARERCTSYLYRDAFRSLSGWIQNIAYLQNKLYCLRRLCSSCLLKDMCLSINT
- a CDS encoding ROK family protein (COGs: COG1940 Transcriptional regulator/sugar kinase~InterPro IPR000600:IPR006025~KEGG: smr:Smar_1514 glucokinase~PFAM: ROK family protein~SPTR: A3DPP3 Glucokinase~PFAM: ROK family), yielding MFLGNQYVIGIDIGATWTRIALARVDGSIASRHVFRTPREGDRYTIANTIISSIRREFSNYLDNVKAIGIGTIGPLDLTQGMVINSPNVAIRTFEVAKPILEEFKKPVVMANDCVTAVWGEKYFGLGRGYSNIVYITISTGIGGGIIVDDTLLLGKMGNAHEIGHIVVDTSGKMECGCGGKGHWEAYASGANIPRFAYRLIDEWNLTQNERESPVYRAYLNRELTSELIYTYAKKGDSLALRIINEVNKYNIAGFENVINSYDPEIITVGGSVALRNPELVVEPIVRGIENSKGVVTARPRIDVTPLGDDIVLIGALALALYPPPNLVKKLRYLESISIDL
- a CDS encoding phosphoglycerate mutase (COGs: COG3635 phosphoglycerate mutase AP superfamily~InterPro IPR019304:IPR006124:IPR004456~KEGG: tpe:Tpen_1046 phosphonopyruvate decarboxylase-related protein~PFAM: 2,3-bisphosphoglycerate-independent phosphoglycerate mutase; metalloenzyme domain protein~PRIAM: Phosphoglycerate mutase~SPTR: A1RZ16 Phosphoglycerate mutase~TIGRFAM: phosphonopyruvate decarboxylase-related protein~PFAM: Metalloenzyme superfamily; 2,3-bisphosphoglycerate-independent phosphoglycerate mutase~TIGRFAM: 2,3-bisphosphoglycerate-independent phosphoglycerate mutase, archaeal form), with the translated sequence MGKTIMVVIDGVSDGLRYRPTSLELANKPGLDELARISIGGCFYPIDSQTAPESDAAVFSILGYDPREISIGRGLLEALGLGIRIVEGSEVVFRGNFATVDPRDLKIIDRRVGRSLTSEEAHMLAKDIEYIDLGIYGGYARVYASIGHRAVVVIGSREKRLSANVSNTDPAYAREGRLSIALKTYEPYIAPCKPLDDSEEARITCELVNIFTRKVIEILDNHRINIERQRKGLPKGNAILLRDAEDRYPSIKPIESLYGKRFGIVAEMPVERGIGALLGMEIATVSPPTGDLKRDYEERLEKTLELLNRVDVVYVHLKGPDEPGHDGDKERKIASIEAIDRYYIQRLIESIDLEKNIVIVTADHSTPPEMKAHSADPVPIIVASKRFTKTDGFTGFNEAECCSKGSLGIVPHGFMVLRRVFDFLSRW